The Hemibagrus wyckioides isolate EC202008001 linkage group LG13, SWU_Hwy_1.0, whole genome shotgun sequence DNA window tcatGTCTTGTAAAGCCCCCTCCTGTCAGTGCAGCGTTTAATTGCGGGGATATTACAGCATACAGAGATTATGGTCCAGGATGCTCCCTGTAGATGGATTAAGTGTACGAGCGGAGCTGGAGCCGATTTCTACAGAGtcggaaatgaaaacatttcccTCCTGCCATTTCTAATATCCACCTAGGGGAAAAGATAATGTAAAGACAAAATTATAAACTATTCATAACATCTGGTCTCTTGTTCATTGAAAATTTACTGTCCCTGTTTAGTCTTTATGACTGGCAGTTGTGTAATGTTTGGTAATTGGAGATGTTTGAAGCATGGTTTGCACATAAAGCACTCGAATTATTAGTACAACCAcaataacatttaaatatacactcgcTAAGCACTTTGTTAAGAAAGCTATACTAATACTGGGTAGGGCCATGCTTCGCTCTTAACCAGCCTGGATTATTGACACAAAGCAGGTTGGGGTAATGAATTCACGCTGCTGGTGACCGATTCCAAACCTaccatctgtgtgcctcagcagaaacagattcatcagaccaggctgtGTTTTTTCCAGTCTTGGTGAGCCCCCTGCCCACTGCAGCCcaagctttctgttcttggcttaCAGAAGTGGACACCAACATGGTCTTCTGCGGTTatagcccatccacctcaaggttcaaCATTGCTGTGCATTCTGtggtgcttttctgctcaccacagttgtacagCGTGTCTacctgagttactgtagccttgaACCAGTCTGTTGGCCTCTCTCATCAACACTGCTTTACTATTCACAGAACTAGTTGTaatgtaaactctagagactgttgtgtgtgaaaatcagcagtttctgaaatgttcaAACCGGCACTAACACTCACGCAGCGGTCGAAATCACAGAGGTCGCATTTCCCCCACATTCGTATGGATGACGTGAACATTACCCGACACTGCTGGCCCatgtctgcatgattttattcattgtgctgctgccacacaaTTGGCTGATTGCATGAATATGTAGCTGTgcagttcctaataaagtgctcagtgagtgtataatATAATGATGTAAATAAATAGTAGTCTTTCAGGCAAGGTGGCATGATGGTGTGTTAACTTTACACCCTAGGGTCAACTAAACCTGGTGTAATGCATGTTCATTTGCAGTGATTTGAAGATACGCATTTGGAAATGCCTTCTTGAGTCTTTTGGATCTGGAACAAGGGGCAAATACATGCcggaaggaataaaacatgactggGAATGCTGTTGCAGGGAAATAATCAACGCTGGGGAGGTGTGATGCTGCTCCCATTCcatagttgattatttttcaataacagcatgCTCCAGAGTGTTTGATTCCTCTTATTCCACAGCAATTGATTGATTACCATTTTGAATCTGATAAACGTCAAACTTATTCATTTACAGTTACTTATATTTGTGGAATGCTGTGGAACATTCACAAGACAAGCTGGTTCCTGTTACTGCTCACATTATAGcatctataaacagtcattccttcACCAGCTTTTTTTCTTAACGTTAATAATAAGCCAAAAAAACAGAAGGAACCAGAAAGCACAAAGTGCACTCTGTCATGAAAACTCCTGAAAAGCACTAATACTGAAGCCTCCTttcataaatgtacaaataataaaaatagaacatATCGATGGTCATGCCTTTGGTCGTCATAGATTATGTGAAGCATCAGTCaagtggttactatagaaaccacaccatattcattaatataaacctgttatttaatttaaagctTGCACTATTGTCAGTGTtgctattaaaataatacacataCCCGATTAATTAAATAACCTTCTGACTAATTAGGTTTGTGAAGTttacagtgctgtggtataagagtcTGTAAGCAGCTTTTAACTGGGACGTTCATGTTCACTCGTAGCAGAAGCACGTCACTAAATTGCAGCACGTCACTGAGATCACGTATCATCAGTCATGGCAATGACCGTTTCTTGTCCtgtgtctcttctcttctcagaGTCTTAAGGAAGGCTTAACAGCTGAGCAAAGACTCCACTTGTTCGACAACAAGGACACGAAGGAGTTCTGAAACTTGACGCCTCAGCCTGGCTTTGCTGCATGTTATAGAGGTCCACCATATTTTATCCCAGTAATTAATCACTTAGAAACACACTGGTCACGGCACACAgcatattattataaacatggtATGAAGTTTGAATTTTATGTCTCTAGTCTGCATTTTGTGCACTTCAGTtactgtgacttttttttttaaacatgtcttAATGTAAATAGTTGTTTTTAATGAAGCATCTATCATTCATACACTAAACATGACCGTGTCAGCTACTGTTTTAACTCTAGTATGTGTGAATAGCCAAAGGATGGATAAATATGTAATGCCTCGAATTACACTTACTTAATAAAGAGTAGAAACAATCATACCTGCAGACGTGCTTATTATGGTAGATGTGGTTATGCACATTCTCTCCAGCTTCCTGTCGATTCTGATGAAATCGGATGGCTGGcaaagtgaaaaagaaacacTACTTGATCCCTGGaagtattggtgtgtgtgtgtgtacatggagATTACTGAATGTTGCTGAATGTTGACCAGTTCAAGGCATGGTGTTTGTATCTTGAGGGCTGTTTTTCCTAGTGTAAAATGTATAAACAGATTTATATAGGGGGTTTCTTTATGTAATCATGGTCAATCCACTGATTGggagttgtttttgttttgtttcgtttCCCTTCTCCATTTCCTGTCTTGCCCTTCAAGCTGGTAATGTCTGTAGTGATGTCCAGTCACAGtctcttgtatttatttaaatgtcatgtttgttttttgctcacATTTTTCATTCCTCTATACGTTGCTATTGTAAATATACCACAAATGTACACCGACTGACAGCAGGTTTATtagcaataaatatttttgcacCCTGTATTTTTGCCTTTGTGTCATAGTTGACTACACACGATTGAAGCCGTTTTGCCAACTTGGAGACTTCAGAGCTAGATTTGGCGACAGTTTTAGTAAAAGTGATTTGATTAGACAGAGGTGCCTGTATGAGTTGCCCCATTTGCCATGCCTATTGTTTCCAACAAGCAATAACTTATCACCATTGCCCCACTTGTGCATTAATACGTTCTTCCTTAGACTTTCTTCTTCATTATAGTTAACAGTAGTAATGTAAGTGATTCTGTAACCGtttcctttgtgtctgtttCCCAGCTACACTATAGAAATGATTAGTATTTTGTAAATACTGAAAGTGTttacaaaatgtgttttgtgcCATGAGCAAATTATATGATCAGTTTTATGACACACTTTTAAGGTACAAGACTTTGACGAAGAAAGGTAGCAATATTTCACGAATAAAGTACTATTACAAGAAAAGCAAGAGCCTGGGATAACTGATTGTGATTTCTTCGTCAACAACAGACAAGTTTCTCCAGGTTGGTTTGGTTATTCCTTCTAAATAAATGCAATTTATTGCAGCTATTGTGAAGATCTGATGCTCATGTGTGCCATATTTCCATTGCTCTAACTGTACAGCATAGGGttatgatgttttatttttttttcttaaatattatGACTATTCTTAAGATGTTATGAAGACTTTTCTTATTACAGTTTTTCCctttaaatatattacaaattTATTCTCAAATTAATGCtactttttccattttctaCTGTTtgacttttttgtgtgtgtgaaatatgactttttttcgctctctctcaaaaatatatattatatttattaataaaataagtatCTTCAGGAAATTTTCCTTCCTCATACAACAAATACAAGTCTTTAATATGGAAATAACCGGGACTATTATATTAATAGGCAAATTATCATATCGTGGCATCATCCAGCGGCTTTCATATAATAGCTACTTTCCTCTTGAAAAGTTTTGGCAACATTTGGAACATTTACTGAACTAAAACGATGCAtggtggagaaaaagaaaggggggaaaacatatttttaacgtgtacagcagctataaaccgtgtataaacagtgtataaacagtgtacagtgtggactCTTCCTACATGTCCCATAATGCTCCATAATGGCCTCATCACTGACAATAATGCTTGAATATTAGCACAGCTTTGACAAAGCTAGCTTAGCTTTACTATGGACACAGCACTTGGCCATTGTCTCGCCCAAAGTCAGCAGACTATTATAAACGTTATTACAGTTAAACTAACCAGTTAATTGGTGTCGGAATGGGGTTTAGGTTGTTGCGTAATTCCGTGTATTAACCCAGCGTCTCTTTGTGGGTAAGTTTTAATGTAGCCTCTCGCTTCTTTGTTGTAGCTATAGCTAACTTGATGTCAGCTTCAGCTAGCACAGGATGATGGCTAGTCCTACAGTATTCATGCGCGTTTAGCCTCATTAATTAGCTTTATGTGTATGAATTAGCTCGGTGGGAGGCTGTATTCGACTTCTGGGACGTTTTGGGTGGTTTAGAACGCGAACGAGCCATGGCTAGCTAACTGAATTAGCTTAGCTTGACTGGCTAGGTTAGTCAGCTCTGTCGTGGGGGGCGGGGGGTTTGATAGCAGACAGATGTGGCAGGCAGATGTGTGACTCTGCTCATAGTAGTTGCCTGTAACTAGCTTTGAAACTGAGCGCCGTCTGCTAACATGGGTAACCTAGCCTACCCTGGGAAAAAGCCAGCTGTGCTAGTTAGCTTGAAAGCATTAGCCTGCTAATCTAATGGAGTTGTTTCTGATCTCTGAGTGCTGCCAGTTGCTTGGTCTTGTCATGTTCCGCTCTCAAAAAGTGCTACATGACCAAACGATAACGCTAATGTACCTAGTCAAGACGCTGACTTGTAGCCTGCTGGctaatctagctagctagcctcCTAGTGCTGAAGTTGGCATTTTCCTGATGAATCTGAACAACTAGCTATCGCTGTTATCTGccttgtctttattttatctGCCGCATATTTACTACGAGTGTCTTGTTAATGCTGTTTGTTTAAATGCTATTTCTCTTTTGGAATCCACTCTTTAAATAGCTAAAATAACATACCTCCAGGCTTGCCTGTGGATGAAGAGCTAGCCAGATGTTGTAGCTGCTGTTTCCTCAAAGTCAACTTTAGATGCACCTTTGTACTTCGGAGGATAAGTTTATTATAAAGTCTACTTTAGTACTCTGTTTGAGATACTTCTCAGTCCTACCTAACACCCAGTGCTCCCTTAATGGTGATGGACATGAGGTGAGCGCTACAAATGTAATGCAGGCTTCTACAAAGTTCCTTCGCTTTACATTTAACACTTCTCGTACATTCAGCGTCGGTGAACGCGTTATCCTGATCAGAGGGTTGTGGTGTATGGGGAATCTGTCCTGGGAGCACTGGGTGGAATACACCTTGAATGGGATGCTGGTCCATTACAGTGCAGCCTGCACACATATTCATACATAAGGGGCAATTTGCTTTGTGCTTTGTGTGATGACTGATCCATTTTCCTTACaaactttgtttgttttgcttgcGTTGCAGCTGATATGGAACAGCCTTCTGACAACTCAGATGGTTTACAGCCTCAGGAACTCTCCACCTCCGCCTGCAGCCTTCCTCACGTTTTTGACCTGACGAAGAACGGCGAAGAATGTCTGTTGAAAGCCAACTCGATAGAGGCCTTGCATGTTGTCCAGCCGCCAGGGTGGTACCTGAGTTCCGGGACCAGCAACGGGTCAGTGCTTCCAGAAGAAGACACTGATCCATCACTTCAGCCCAGTGAGCAGATCCAACCAGACAATGCGCTTTCCAACACAACAGTTACCCTCTCGTATGTGACCAGGTCCCATGTGTTTTCTGCCCATGACTCACTCTCGCAACATTCACAGATTTACAGTGTTCCAATAAGCAAGGCGTTTTCTCTACACCCCACTGCGTATGATGCTAGCCAGCTGGTCACCGATCCAGGTGGAGCGCCGCTCTGTGTGGAAATGGACCAACACTGCCTGCAGCAGGTCGCCATGCCTGTCAGCTTAGCCACCTGCACCAGTTCCTTCGATTTTGTCACGCCAGCACAGGTTTCAGAGAACGTTGCAAGTCTCTGTCTTCTTCAGCAGGCACACAACATCAGTGGTATACAAGATGTCGAGAGCCTTGCTCTGGAGACGCTCAGATCATTACAACAGAACAATCCGACTGAATGCAAGATTCCTCTCAACCTGGAAGAAATTCAGAACGGCGCTGTTGGCAGCTTGTGGAACGCAGGATCCATTGATGGGAGCTTTCCAGCTGGCCATGTTGAGAATATAGTGGATCAGCACAAGAACGGCAACCCAGAGGTACTTTTCCTGATCTCCAGAACCAACGAACCAGTTATTTTACCGACCGATCAGGAGCCGGCAGGCCTTGCTGTCACACTAAATCACGAGTTTATAAGTGCACTGGAAGATTCCATTTCTCCCTCTTTCGCCTCACTGATAGGGGTAAAGGATGTTTCCATTCTGCCCCAGACCGCTGTACCCCAAAGTGAAGAGAACTCGCTTGCTGAAGAAACTAACATTAGGCAAGATGAATTAAGTAATGTGGAATCCGACCCTCTCACGAGCGTGGAAGAGAGAGATTCGTCATCTGCCGCAGATGCATTAAGTACCACCATTAGCAGTGAACTAACAGACAATGATGTATCCAGGACAGAACAGTCTGAATCGAGCAGGGCATTAGCTGAGGTACAGAAAGGGGAGACACATGAACATAATGTGACACATAAGAAAACACAAACTAAACGCTTGCTTGCCAAAAACCAAACACTAGTAAGAAAAGAACTTCCTCCAAGAAGTAGAAGAGGGATGAGGTTAGAGGCTATTGTTCAGAATATCTTCCCTTCCAGGTACAAATCCAGTCATGTCTCATCTGCAAAGAAATGTCAGCGTTCTGACGCCCAGCCGGATGAGACCACTCATCTGGGACCTAGCCAAGATGTGTCATttggcaacaacaacagcaacgtTTTAGAGGAGGAATGTCCTCCGAAGGTTGGGACTGAAACTAATGAAAAGACAGCTCAATTACAGGAAGTGACAGAAGAAACAGATGTCGCTGATCCAAGCAAAATATCTACCTCATGTTCCAGAACTGTTTCAAAACATTCACTAGCTATCCCATCCCCAGGGATGTCACACAAACCTATTAAATCTGTCAAGAAATCAAAGAAACGACAGAGTTTTTCAAACACTTCTCCAGTAAGGGTAGGAAAAAGGACAACACTGCCTAGATCCAAACATACAAAAAGCCCTTTAAAGCAATGTGTTTCATCTACGAGCGGCAAAAGTCCAGCAAAAGTACTGAAAAAAGTTACCACACCGcctaaaaagaaaaggaaaaagcatAAAGCGGGGCAGTCTTCCATGTTCTCTCCGAGGGAACCTGAAATAATGCTCAAATACGTCAGCTATAAAGAggagaaaagggaaaagagGGACGAGACCTTCTCACCTTTCATACATGTAGAAGTGAAAGCATATCCTACCTGTACAGTAATCAACTACCCTGATGAGAGTGCCAGGCTGAGCCGAGGGAAGCGGCCTACAACGGTCACGTCTGGAAAAATCCCCACTACACCATGTCTGCAGTACAGCCGCGTCTCCACGGAGGGCACGCGCTGGGACGCTCTTGTGTGCTGCCTTTGCGGAGCCTCTGCGAACGCTATGGACCTGGGTGATTTGCATGGACCGTACTATCCTGAGGGTTTCAGACCTGAAGCAAAGCTGCCTACTAACCCACAGGAGCCGAGAGATGACGACTCCAGTGACTCTGATTCATCGAGCAATCAGACTCGAAAGCCACGTCACAAGCTGCAGGCAGCTGCTCTAGGGCCTTATCAAAGGTGGAGCAGTGACGGTGAGCTTTCCTGCAGCCGTGCAGCTAAGAGATCCAGAACGGACACTGTGACAGACTGGTATGCCCCACCCGTAGTGCCCTTAGAAGCCAGCGAGTACTGGCTCCACGAGGACTGTGGCACATGGTCAGCTGGGGTCTTTCTCGTGAGAGGGAAGCTTTACGGGCTAGAGAGAGCCATTAAGATGGCAAAGGAGACGGTATGAGGCAGTTTCATATCACGCAATATAAACAAGGTTTCCATCCACCTGTAATTATGCAGATTTTAAATTAGACTGGAGTGGGGGTGTCGCAAATAAGCAACTTAAAGTGGTAAAGCATTGCTGAGGTAAAACAGTTGCGGTATCAATAAATAGATGTGATAAATGTAAAGCATTTAGTGGTGAGTATGTCTGTGGTTGGTCATCTGCCATTGCTTTCTGTTAAAGTAGGTGGTTCTTGGCCATGTTTATTGATTTTGAAGGTATTTAACAGCCACATCATGGTTTTCTCAGTTACCATGACAAAAGGCCACTGCCTAGAGTTACATCTAAAGACTCATCCTCATCCATGATAAATAGTATGTCAGAAAAAAACGTTCATTAGACACAGTAGCTTATGTGGCTGCCAAACAAAATCCCTCCAAAGCCACGCCCCCAAAACAATCTGTATCCTATAATGTGAACTTGCTTCTTGTTCGCTATACAGTGATCTCAGTGAACAAGTTATTCTCTGGATAATTCATTATACCATTACCAACAGTGCATTGGAAATCCAGTGTACAAGTGATGCACATTACGTCTGCACCAGAATACAGATTTCCCTAGACTTTTGTCAGGATGGACAGTGTCACTGTAGGTGTACTGGTGTACTCACCAGGTAGTATTTATTGTTGCAATCGCCAGTGAGTAGCTTCCGACACAGAGTTAGTGACAAATCAGGAGTTTAAGTGTCacctggttggttggttggttggttggttgtttcCTACATTGTTTTTCCACTGACCAGAAAACTTTCCTCAAAATCactgactgcacctttaataaatgaatatctGTTGACGTTCAGTCTGAGGTCACATGAtcaaatgaacacacactctcactgataCTATTCATGACAAGCAGCGATACAGTTTGCAGTGTTACTtcatacaccaaccaggcataacattatgaccacttgccttatatcgtgttggtcccacttttgccaaaacagccactgtgtattctgacccctttctatcagagccattaacttcaacaatttgagcaacagtagctcgtctgttggatcagatcacacgggccagccttcgctccccacgggcatcaatgagccttggccgcccatgaccctgtcgccggttcaccgctgttccttccttggatcacttttgatagatactgaccactgcagaccgggaacaccccacaagagctgcagttttggagatgctttgatccagtcgtctagacatcacaatctggcccttgtcaaactcaaatcctaacacttgtccatttttcctgcttctaacacatcaactttgaggacaaaatgttcacttgctgccaaatatatcccacccactaacaggtgccatgatgaggagatcatcagtgttattcacggcacctctcagtggtcaaaatgttatgcctggtcggtgtatatcaCATACACAACATCCTGTACAAAAGCACTGCTGTAAAATTGGACTTTGAACAAAGCCAGACTGATTAGGTAATCATATTACCTAACTACCTATTGTTATAGCAGTGGTTTTCTCTTTCTGGCTTTTTGAATATTCACTTGATGGATGGAAACTCAACAGTGGTTA harbors:
- the si:dkey-94l16.4 gene encoding transcription factor 20, yielding MEQPSDNSDGLQPQELSTSACSLPHVFDLTKNGEECLLKANSIEALHVVQPPGWYLSSGTSNGSVLPEEDTDPSLQPSEQIQPDNALSNTTVTLSYVTRSHVFSAHDSLSQHSQIYSVPISKAFSLHPTAYDASQLVTDPGGAPLCVEMDQHCLQQVAMPVSLATCTSSFDFVTPAQVSENVASLCLLQQAHNISGIQDVESLALETLRSLQQNNPTECKIPLNLEEIQNGAVGSLWNAGSIDGSFPAGHVENIVDQHKNGNPEVLFLISRTNEPVILPTDQEPAGLAVTLNHEFISALEDSISPSFASLIGVKDVSILPQTAVPQSEENSLAEETNIRQDELSNVESDPLTSVEERDSSSAADALSTTISSELTDNDVSRTEQSESSRALAEVQKGETHEHNVTHKKTQTKRLLAKNQTLVRKELPPRSRRGMRLEAIVQNIFPSRYKSSHVSSAKKCQRSDAQPDETTHLGPSQDVSFGNNNSNVLEEECPPKVGTETNEKTAQLQEVTEETDVADPSKISTSCSRTVSKHSLAIPSPGMSHKPIKSVKKSKKRQSFSNTSPVRVGKRTTLPRSKHTKSPLKQCVSSTSGKSPAKVLKKVTTPPKKKRKKHKAGQSSMFSPREPEIMLKYVSYKEEKREKRDETFSPFIHVEVKAYPTCTVINYPDESARLSRGKRPTTVTSGKIPTTPCLQYSRVSTEGTRWDALVCCLCGASANAMDLGDLHGPYYPEGFRPEAKLPTNPQEPRDDDSSDSDSSSNQTRKPRHKLQAAALGPYQRWSSDGELSCSRAAKRSRTDTVTDWYAPPVVPLEASEYWLHEDCGTWSAGVFLVRGKLYGLERAIKMAKETICSSCHKMGATLGCFFKGCPNKYHYICAMQSGCVLYEENFSMKCRKHKNKSIKGLSSNKQNNR